A single Tindallia californiensis DNA region contains:
- the lepA gene encoding translation elongation factor 4, protein MSANRQNRTRNFSIIAHIDHGKSTLADRLIEHTGLVSQRDMKEQLLDNMDLERERGITIKLQTICLNYKAKDGQEYRLNLIDTPGHVDFTYEVSRSLAACEGAILIVDAAQGIEAQTLANVYLAIEQDLEIIPVINKIDLPSARVEEVKKEIEDVIGLDTEGIPLISAKEGTNIEDVLEAVVNRIPAPEGDETASTKALIFDSVYDNYRGVIGYIRMVDGEIKKGMRIKMMAGKKEFEVTEVGFFSPGPIEQETLKAGDVGYVAASIKDVRNCRVGDTITDALRPTENPFPGYRKVVPMVYCGIYPAEGEKFEDVRDALERLQVNDAALVFETETSAALGFGFRCGFLGLLHMEIIQERLEREFDLDLVTTAPSVIYQVYKTDGSTLSIQNPANMPKPQEIAKIEEPIVKASIMVLNDYVGSVMELCQERRGTMSSMDYLDENRVTLQYELPLNEVIFDFFDALKSRTRGFGSLDYEMLGYRESKLVKLDILINSEQVDALSFIVHESKAYERGKQMCEKLKNEIPRHQFAIPLQAAIGQKIISRETIKALRKDVLAKCYGGDVSRKRKLLEKQKEGKKRMRQVGSVEVPQKAFMSVLKLDS, encoded by the coding sequence TTGTCTGCCAATCGACAAAATAGAACCAGGAACTTTAGTATTATAGCACATATTGATCATGGGAAGTCAACGTTAGCTGACCGCCTTATTGAACATACCGGATTAGTGAGTCAACGGGATATGAAGGAACAACTGTTGGATAATATGGATTTAGAACGAGAACGGGGAATTACAATCAAGCTTCAAACAATATGCCTAAACTATAAAGCGAAGGATGGGCAAGAGTATCGATTGAATTTAATAGATACACCAGGACATGTTGATTTTACCTATGAAGTATCCCGCAGTTTAGCGGCTTGCGAAGGAGCTATTCTTATTGTGGACGCAGCTCAGGGCATAGAAGCTCAAACTTTAGCCAATGTGTATCTGGCTATCGAGCAGGATCTCGAAATCATTCCAGTGATTAATAAAATTGATTTGCCCAGTGCTCGGGTAGAAGAAGTAAAAAAAGAAATAGAAGATGTTATCGGACTTGATACAGAAGGCATTCCACTGATTTCGGCAAAAGAGGGAACTAATATTGAAGATGTCTTAGAAGCTGTTGTGAATCGAATTCCTGCTCCGGAAGGGGATGAAACCGCATCAACCAAAGCTCTGATCTTTGACTCAGTCTATGATAATTATCGTGGCGTTATTGGATATATCCGTATGGTGGATGGAGAAATAAAAAAAGGGATGCGCATTAAAATGATGGCGGGAAAAAAGGAGTTTGAAGTCACTGAAGTAGGTTTTTTTTCGCCTGGCCCCATAGAACAGGAAACATTAAAAGCAGGGGATGTTGGTTATGTAGCCGCCAGCATAAAAGACGTCCGGAACTGTCGGGTAGGGGATACCATTACAGATGCTCTAAGACCAACGGAGAACCCTTTTCCTGGTTATCGGAAAGTTGTTCCGATGGTTTATTGTGGTATTTATCCTGCTGAAGGAGAAAAATTTGAAGATGTAAGAGATGCATTGGAAAGACTGCAGGTAAATGATGCCGCATTGGTTTTTGAAACAGAAACCTCTGCAGCCTTAGGCTTTGGATTTCGCTGTGGATTTCTTGGATTGCTCCATATGGAGATTATTCAAGAGAGACTAGAAAGAGAGTTTGATCTGGACCTTGTAACGACCGCACCCAGCGTAATTTACCAGGTATACAAAACCGACGGTAGCACGCTTTCTATCCAAAACCCGGCCAATATGCCAAAACCTCAGGAAATAGCCAAAATTGAGGAACCGATTGTTAAAGCATCCATCATGGTTTTAAATGATTATGTTGGGTCGGTAATGGAGTTGTGTCAGGAAAGACGAGGAACAATGTCTAGCATGGACTACCTGGACGAGAATCGAGTAACACTTCAGTATGAATTGCCATTAAATGAAGTAATCTTTGACTTTTTTGATGCCCTAAAATCTCGTACCAGAGGATTTGGTTCCCTGGATTATGAAATGTTGGGGTATAGAGAATCTAAGCTTGTAAAGCTGGATATTTTAATTAATAGTGAACAGGTAGACGCACTGTCTTTCATCGTGCACGAAAGCAAGGCTTATGAAAGAGGAAAACAAATGTGTGAAAAACTGAAAAATGAAATTCCTCGCCATCAGTTTGCCATACCTTTACAGGCTGCTATCGGACAGAAAATCATTTCTCGTGAAACGATTAAGGCACTTCGTAAAGACGTACTGGCAAAGTGCTATGGAGGCGATGTTAGCCGAAAACGCAAGTTGTTAGAAAAGCAAAAAGAAGGAAAGAAAAGAATGCGACAGGTCGGCAGTGTAGAAGTGCCGCAAAAAGCATTTATGTCAGTCTTGAAGTTGGATTCTTAA